From the Gammaproteobacteria bacterium genome, one window contains:
- the tssA gene encoding type VI secretion system protein TssA, producing MYLTDENIARLLEPFPGDDPAGQDVRDDEQYTIVQTEIDKIIGMGDESPDWRTIHKVSKDLLEERSKDVNLVNYLVLAMVSELKLSGLSTGLVLLSNFHKSFGQTCFPKRSRAREASVQWIEERLGNLPALTDLKSISQKQMDEITAGFELYANTMAEVYGNNYQTHAGIKRYIRDYLARILSRPASSGAKISEAKEIQVKKDIETASDLSKALAQIREWNLNIVKYQHKQAGLSAEAAKRLRSAVWDGIESLPQHTNSRTTVQPVNVVQAQEVRKLSPDPKNLVRLEVMLMANPFWLDLNRLVYEMCGQLGDKFTAIAQEVAQTSSAFLKRLPGIEDLQFSDLTPFADTKTREWLGSISQANELRSGIEVSVKDSDSRWRRLNSALSLLQQDGRIEKVIEIVDQQMARRVDAEDKYRLWNIAAKLLYRQGRYLLAMNCIQELEKLVERYRLREWNSSMAKEVYELKYKINHKLYARNSSDVHRAELSGINQSMVGVSLLSAYKNDLEFENN from the coding sequence ATGTATCTAACTGACGAAAATATTGCGCGTCTACTTGAGCCGTTTCCCGGTGACGATCCTGCTGGTCAGGATGTACGTGACGACGAACAATACACGATAGTTCAAACTGAAATAGACAAAATCATCGGCATGGGAGACGAATCCCCTGATTGGCGAACCATACATAAAGTTTCTAAGGATTTACTGGAAGAAAGGTCCAAAGACGTAAATCTTGTCAACTATCTCGTCCTGGCCATGGTTAGCGAGCTAAAGCTCTCAGGACTTTCTACTGGTTTAGTTCTTCTTTCGAACTTTCATAAGTCTTTTGGCCAAACCTGTTTTCCTAAACGCAGTCGTGCGCGAGAGGCGAGTGTACAGTGGATAGAAGAAAGATTGGGAAATCTGCCCGCATTGACGGACCTCAAATCCATAAGCCAAAAGCAGATGGATGAGATTACAGCTGGATTTGAACTATACGCCAACACCATGGCGGAGGTTTACGGGAATAACTATCAAACTCATGCTGGAATCAAGCGCTATATTCGGGACTATCTGGCGAGAATTCTTAGCCGCCCTGCGAGTTCCGGCGCCAAGATATCTGAGGCCAAAGAGATTCAAGTCAAGAAGGACATTGAGACGGCGTCAGACCTGAGCAAAGCGCTTGCTCAAATAAGGGAATGGAATCTCAACATCGTTAAATATCAACACAAGCAAGCAGGCTTATCTGCTGAGGCTGCAAAACGCCTAAGATCGGCGGTTTGGGATGGTATTGAGAGTCTGCCGCAACACACAAATAGTAGAACAACGGTCCAACCCGTCAATGTGGTACAGGCACAAGAGGTAAGAAAACTTTCTCCGGACCCAAAAAATCTGGTGAGACTGGAAGTCATGTTAATGGCCAATCCCTTCTGGTTGGATCTGAATCGTCTCGTATATGAAATGTGCGGCCAACTCGGAGATAAGTTTACCGCTATCGCACAAGAGGTAGCACAAACGAGTAGCGCCTTCCTCAAGCGTCTTCCTGGTATCGAGGATCTTCAATTCTCCGATTTAACACCATTTGCAGATACCAAAACTCGGGAGTGGCTAGGCTCAATATCTCAAGCTAATGAGTTGCGGTCCGGCATAGAGGTTTCTGTAAAGGACAGTGATAGTCGCTGGAGACGTTTGAATTCAGCTTTAAGCCTCTTACAACAGGATGGGCGCATCGAAAAGGTTATAGAGATTGTTGATCAGCAAATGGCGAGACGCGTGGATGCTGAGGACAAATACCGTTTGTGGAATATAGCAGCGAAGCTGCTATATCGGCAGGGACGCTATCTTTTGGCGATGAATTGTATTCAGGAATTAGAGAAGTTAGTTGAGCGATATCGCCTGCGGGAATGGAATTCGTCCATGGCGAAGGAGGTATATGAATTGAAGTATAAAATTAATCATAAGCTTTACGCACGAAATAGCAGCGATGTACATCGTGCGGAACTCAGTGGAATTAATCAATCTATGGTAGGTGTTAGCCTGCTTAGCGCATATAAGAATGATCTGGAATTCGAAAATAATTAG
- the tssK gene encoding type VI secretion system baseplate subunit TssK: MKKDMIRELEWYEGVFLRPQHFQYQDNLYKARITSLTAFVDPYHYGVEQVSLNENALANNIVLFNQLRWRTHDGEILDIGQNAIVESRSIEEDIRELGDKTTIYVGMRKIKDDYRNSLQTEKNLELSRLEKPRFVYKNNIAAVYDIYRENSREELRFLTYNLQIFFSEEIALASEFDLIPVARMRRVGARMVFDTQFVPPCINLLDHTPLKKHFDNFLTEVVQRIEEKDLTELVEAKGILEAIKQNSISTILASALAKLDAARETGRISPYAFYSLVTDMLFSLSIYRKNDNPGKLISREKELRYQHYHPEELMRRLISYWKVCMDELTGGVDLEVEMEFDGSYFNAGFKHNEFDRCQHFYLEIRTTLPKDYVEEVIGENIKIGSRQGLPRLVSRSLPGIELKRLDVSGNSRIPIKSGSVYFELDTMGELWKQAREEENISVYIDSVPSDIRFFVVGLK; this comes from the coding sequence GTGAAAAAAGATATGATAAGAGAGCTGGAATGGTATGAAGGAGTCTTTCTGAGACCCCAGCATTTTCAATACCAGGACAATTTGTACAAGGCTAGAATTACTTCGTTGACGGCTTTTGTGGATCCCTACCACTATGGTGTTGAACAAGTGTCTCTCAACGAAAATGCGTTAGCAAACAATATTGTTTTATTTAACCAGCTACGTTGGCGAACCCATGATGGCGAAATTCTGGACATCGGCCAAAACGCGATTGTCGAAAGTCGCAGCATCGAGGAGGATATACGTGAGCTCGGTGATAAGACCACGATATATGTTGGGATGCGCAAGATAAAAGACGACTATCGAAACAGCCTTCAGACCGAAAAGAATCTGGAGCTATCTCGTCTGGAAAAGCCAAGATTTGTCTACAAAAACAATATCGCCGCTGTATACGATATCTATCGCGAAAATAGCCGAGAAGAGTTGCGGTTTCTAACCTATAACCTGCAAATATTTTTTAGTGAAGAGATTGCGTTGGCCAGCGAATTCGATCTGATACCTGTTGCTAGAATGCGCCGTGTTGGTGCGCGCATGGTGTTTGATACTCAATTTGTACCGCCGTGTATAAATCTTTTGGACCACACCCCTCTGAAAAAGCACTTCGACAACTTTCTGACAGAAGTCGTTCAGCGCATTGAAGAGAAGGATTTGACAGAGTTAGTGGAAGCGAAAGGCATTCTAGAAGCAATAAAGCAGAATTCGATTTCTACGATTCTGGCCAGCGCGTTGGCAAAGTTAGACGCGGCCAGGGAAACTGGAAGAATTTCTCCCTATGCCTTCTACAGTCTTGTAACCGATATGTTGTTTTCCCTAAGTATTTATCGGAAGAATGACAATCCAGGAAAGCTTATTTCTCGCGAAAAAGAGCTGCGCTACCAACATTATCATCCTGAAGAACTCATGCGTAGGCTTATATCCTACTGGAAGGTTTGTATGGACGAACTCACGGGAGGGGTTGACCTGGAAGTGGAGATGGAATTCGACGGTAGTTACTTTAACGCCGGTTTCAAACACAATGAATTCGATAGATGCCAGCATTTCTATTTAGAAATTCGAACGACCTTGCCGAAGGACTATGTCGAAGAGGTTATTGGCGAAAATATAAAAATCGGTTCGCGTCAAGGATTGCCGCGCCTGGTTTCACGTTCCTTACCCGGTATTGAGTTAAAGAGATTAGATGTAAGCGGAAACTCACGTATTCCGATCAAATCGGGTTCAGTATATTTTGAATTGGATACTATGGGTGAGTTATGGAAACAAGCGCGTGAAGAAGAGAATATCTCAGTCTATATAGACAGCGTTCCGTCAGATATCCGATTTTTCGTCGTGGGGTTGAAGTAG
- the tssC gene encoding type VI secretion system contractile sheath large subunit, with amino-acid sequence MTDTVAEKTEQKAELGLLEQIMQETRINPAEEAYTHARRGIEIFVDQIANANRKVEKVDKELIDNLISLLDEKISKQLDEVMHNNSFQAVESAWRGLKMVVDRADFRENVKVNVLSVSKDDLLADFEDFPDITKSGLYKHVYTAGYGQFGGEPVGTMVGNYAFSPSSNDVKLLRYVSNVAAMSHAPFVGSVDPKFFGISDMQELPDLKDIKSIFESPVYAKWQGFRETEDARYVGLTLPRFLMRVPYGKSTNPVKGFDYEEDVSGSHEDYLWANTSYAFATRLADSFAKYRWCPNIIGPQSGGMVDDLSLHHFEAMGEIQTKIPTEVLVSDRREFELAEEGFIPLTMRKGSDNAAFFSANSAQKSKRFPDTPEGKAAETNYKLGTQLPYMFIITRLAHYIKVLQREQIGSWKNKIDLERELNGWLRQYVSDQENPTAAVRSRRPLRKASISVSDVAGDPGWYRVNLDVVPHFKYMGASFTLSLKGKLDTE; translated from the coding sequence ATGACTGATACTGTAGCAGAAAAAACAGAACAGAAGGCAGAATTGGGTTTGCTAGAACAAATCATGCAGGAAACTCGAATCAATCCGGCTGAAGAGGCTTATACCCATGCTCGTCGCGGCATTGAAATATTTGTCGACCAAATCGCTAACGCAAATAGAAAGGTAGAAAAGGTCGACAAGGAACTTATAGATAATCTTATCTCTTTGCTGGACGAAAAAATCAGTAAACAACTAGATGAAGTTATGCACAATAACTCGTTTCAGGCTGTCGAGTCCGCTTGGCGCGGCCTGAAAATGGTAGTCGATCGCGCCGACTTCCGTGAGAACGTGAAGGTAAACGTGTTGAGCGTTTCCAAGGATGACTTGTTGGCTGACTTCGAAGATTTTCCCGACATCACCAAATCAGGCTTATATAAACACGTCTATACTGCTGGCTATGGTCAATTCGGTGGCGAACCCGTTGGCACTATGGTTGGCAACTATGCCTTCTCACCATCGTCCAACGACGTAAAACTATTGCGCTATGTTTCAAACGTGGCGGCAATGTCTCATGCGCCGTTTGTCGGTAGCGTAGATCCAAAATTCTTTGGCATAAGCGATATGCAGGAATTACCAGATCTGAAAGACATCAAGTCGATATTTGAGTCCCCAGTTTACGCAAAATGGCAGGGTTTTCGTGAGACAGAGGATGCCAGATATGTCGGTTTAACTCTTCCACGTTTCCTCATGCGTGTGCCCTATGGCAAGTCCACAAATCCGGTTAAGGGCTTTGACTACGAGGAAGACGTCAGTGGTTCGCACGAAGACTATTTGTGGGCGAATACCTCGTATGCCTTCGCTACACGCCTGGCCGATAGTTTTGCCAAGTATCGCTGGTGCCCGAATATCATCGGTCCTCAGAGCGGTGGCATGGTAGACGATCTCTCGCTACATCACTTTGAGGCCATGGGCGAGATACAGACCAAGATTCCTACAGAAGTTTTGGTGTCTGATCGCCGTGAATTTGAATTAGCAGAGGAAGGATTTATTCCGCTTACCATGCGTAAGGGTTCGGACAATGCAGCGTTTTTCTCTGCCAACTCTGCCCAGAAATCCAAGCGTTTTCCTGATACACCGGAAGGAAAGGCGGCAGAAACCAATTACAAACTCGGTACACAACTGCCTTATATGTTTATCATCACTCGTCTCGCGCACTATATCAAAGTGCTACAGCGTGAGCAGATCGGTTCGTGGAAGAACAAGATCGATCTGGAACGTGAACTCAACGGCTGGTTGAGACAATATGTTTCGGATCAGGAGAATCCCACCGCAGCAGTACGCAGTCGTCGTCCTCTGCGCAAGGCGTCTATATCGGTTTCTGACGTAGCGGGTGATCCAGGTTGGTATCGGGTAAATCTGGATGTCGTACCTCACTTTAAGTACATGGGTGCGTCGTTTACCTTGTCGCTTAAGGGTAAGTTGGATACAGAGTAA
- the icmH gene encoding type IVB secretion system protein IcmH/DotU produces MLNYFSTVFSYVKELEDVGNSNGVEPSSLRENLESQLNDAMKNAVGDGVDPRNFDSARFAVTAWIDEAVSRVYQENPISWSSQLLQKRFYDTTQAGEQFFLRLEALPDSAIDVLRVFYTCLEFGYRGKYSEKEDQGILMGLKSTYFSKLQKADGSVEDTVASIGKELNQLVSSTPGKNASRILFAVVTIALFCNIAAYLLFRYILQEQAYLGL; encoded by the coding sequence ATGTTGAACTATTTTTCCACGGTGTTCAGCTACGTGAAAGAATTAGAGGATGTTGGAAATTCTAATGGTGTAGAACCCTCATCGCTACGGGAGAACTTGGAATCCCAATTGAATGACGCCATGAAGAACGCGGTGGGAGACGGCGTTGACCCCAGGAATTTTGATAGTGCCCGTTTTGCAGTCACTGCCTGGATCGATGAAGCGGTATCGCGTGTGTATCAGGAAAACCCAATAAGTTGGTCCTCTCAGCTATTGCAGAAGCGTTTCTATGATACGACCCAAGCGGGGGAACAGTTTTTTTTACGTTTAGAGGCGTTACCGGATTCGGCAATCGATGTTTTACGTGTTTTCTATACCTGTCTGGAGTTTGGATATAGAGGTAAGTATAGCGAAAAGGAAGACCAAGGTATTCTCATGGGCCTCAAGAGTACTTATTTCAGCAAGCTGCAAAAGGCAGACGGGTCTGTTGAAGACACGGTGGCTTCAATAGGTAAGGAACTAAATCAACTCGTATCCTCTACTCCTGGAAAAAACGCGAGTCGCATTTTATTTGCGGTAGTGACGATAGCATTGTTCTGCAATATCGCCGCTTACCTGTTATTTCGTTATATATTGCAGGAACAGGCATATTTGGGTTTGTAA
- the tssB gene encoding type VI secretion system contractile sheath small subunit → MSNDVSVAPKERVNITYKAATGDAQAEVELPFKMLMLGDYSGKKDETPLEERKAISIDKDNFNSVLKSHGIEMSFNVANKLSAEEGEEMSVALKIENMRDFEPESVASQIPEVNQLIELRNALTALKGPLGNVPAFRRKLEQMMLDDELRQKLLDEITKS, encoded by the coding sequence ATGTCAAATGATGTATCAGTAGCACCGAAAGAACGCGTCAATATTACCTATAAGGCCGCGACAGGTGACGCTCAGGCCGAAGTTGAGTTGCCATTTAAAATGCTTATGCTGGGCGATTACTCGGGTAAGAAAGATGAAACGCCTCTTGAAGAACGTAAGGCCATCTCGATAGATAAGGACAACTTCAACAGCGTTTTGAAAAGTCATGGGATAGAGATGAGTTTTAACGTAGCTAACAAGCTGAGCGCCGAGGAGGGAGAAGAGATGTCGGTGGCGCTGAAGATAGAAAACATGCGCGATTTTGAACCGGAAAGTGTCGCCTCTCAGATACCTGAAGTCAATCAGCTCATCGAGTTGCGTAATGCGCTCACGGCGCTAAAAGGCCCGTTGGGTAACGTACCAGCCTTCAGAAGAAAGCTGGAACAAATGATGTTGGACGATGAGCTTCGCCAAAAACTATTAGATGAAATCACGAAGTCGTAA
- a CDS encoding type VI secretion lipoprotein TssJ: MTRNFALIVSMLFSINVFAMVDSVVEDGIRIELNSSKDANLFDNLSHTTVLVLYQFKTLDSLKRLTNEMNGMEILLKGESFNDDVLMVRKEIIPPGVNRSFYWDRHKSAKYVAAVAGYFISEMQRKVKVFTLKTRKKHSFFWKPKNPERADTVVHIQLGRRAIE; this comes from the coding sequence ATGACTCGGAATTTTGCGTTAATAGTTTCTATGTTGTTCTCGATCAATGTATTTGCAATGGTAGATAGCGTTGTCGAAGACGGAATACGCATTGAACTGAATAGTAGCAAAGATGCAAATTTGTTTGACAATTTGTCTCATACAACGGTGCTAGTGCTCTATCAGTTCAAGACCTTGGATAGCCTAAAAAGATTGACGAATGAGATGAATGGGATGGAAATTCTTTTGAAGGGGGAGAGCTTTAACGATGACGTGTTGATGGTTAGAAAAGAGATTATACCGCCTGGAGTCAATCGTAGCTTCTATTGGGATAGGCACAAATCGGCTAAATATGTGGCGGCGGTTGCTGGATACTTTATAAGTGAGATGCAGAGAAAAGTAAAAGTATTTACGTTAAAAACACGAAAAAAGCACTCGTTTTTCTGGAAACCGAAAAATCCGGAAAGAGCGGATACCGTTGTTCATATTCAACTCGGAAGAAGGGCCATCGAGTGA